Proteins co-encoded in one Haloarcula pelagica genomic window:
- a CDS encoding ribonuclease J — translation MEVEIATIGGYEEVGRQMTAVRAGDDVVIFDMGLNLSKVLIHDNVETERMHSLDLIDMGAIPDDRVMSDLEGDVKAIVPTHGHLDHIGAISKLAHRYDAPVVATPFTIELVKQQIKGEEKFGVQNDLIKMEAGETMDIGDRNELEFVNVTHSIIDAINPVLHTPEGSVVYGLDKRMDHTPVIGDPIDMERFREIGREGNGVLAYIEDCTNAGKKGRTPSESVARRHLKDVMYSVEDYDGGIVATTFSSHIARVKSLVEFADDIGRQPVLLGRSMEKYSGTAERLDFVDFPEDLGMYGHRKSVDRTFKRIMNEGKENFLPIVTGHQGEPRAMLTRMGRGETPYELDNGDKVIFSARVIPEPTNEGQRYQSEKLLGMQGARIYDDIHVSGHLNREGHYEMLDALQPQNVIPAHQNLKGFAPYVDLCEDQGYKLGRDLHVTRNGNMIQLTE, via the coding sequence ATGGAAGTCGAAATCGCAACAATCGGCGGATACGAAGAGGTCGGCCGTCAGATGACGGCAGTCCGTGCAGGTGACGACGTCGTCATCTTCGACATGGGCCTGAACCTCTCGAAGGTACTGATTCACGACAACGTCGAGACCGAGCGGATGCACTCGCTCGATCTGATCGACATGGGCGCGATCCCGGACGACCGGGTCATGTCCGATCTGGAGGGCGACGTGAAGGCGATCGTGCCGACACACGGCCACCTCGACCACATCGGCGCCATCTCGAAGCTCGCCCACCGCTACGACGCACCGGTCGTCGCCACGCCCTTTACGATCGAACTGGTCAAACAGCAGATCAAAGGCGAGGAGAAGTTCGGGGTCCAGAACGACCTCATCAAGATGGAGGCCGGCGAGACGATGGATATCGGCGACCGCAACGAACTGGAGTTCGTCAACGTCACCCACTCCATCATCGACGCCATCAACCCGGTGCTGCACACGCCCGAGGGATCGGTCGTCTACGGCCTGGACAAACGCATGGACCACACGCCGGTCATCGGTGACCCGATCGACATGGAGCGGTTCCGCGAGATCGGCCGCGAGGGCAACGGCGTCCTGGCGTACATCGAGGACTGTACGAACGCCGGCAAGAAGGGCCGAACGCCCTCGGAGTCGGTCGCCCGACGCCACCTCAAGGACGTGATGTACTCCGTCGAGGACTACGACGGCGGTATCGTCGCGACGACCTTCTCCAGTCACATCGCCCGCGTGAAGTCGCTGGTCGAGTTCGCCGACGACATCGGCCGTCAGCCGGTCCTGCTGGGCCGCTCGATGGAGAAGTACTCCGGGACCGCGGAACGACTCGACTTCGTCGACTTCCCCGAGGACCTGGGGATGTACGGCCACCGCAAGTCGGTCGACCGGACGTTCAAGCGGATTATGAACGAAGGGAAGGAGAACTTCCTGCCGATCGTCACCGGTCACCAGGGCGAGCCGCGCGCGATGCTCACCCGCATGGGCCGTGGCGAGACGCCCTACGAACTGGACAACGGCGACAAGGTCATCTTCTCGGCCCGGGTCATCCCCGAGCCGACCAACGAGGGCCAGCGCTACCAGTCCGAGAAGCTCCTGGGCATGCAGGGCGCGCGCATCTACGACGACATCCACGTCTCCGGCCACCTCAACCGCGAGGGTCACTACGAGATGCTCGACGCGCTCCAGCCCCAGAACGTCATCCCCGCCCACCAGAATCTCAAAGGCTTCGCGCCCTACGTCGACCTCTGTGAGGACCAGGGCTACAAGCTGGGCCGGGACCTCCACGTGACCCGTAACGGCAACATGATTCAGCTCACCGAGTGA
- a CDS encoding isopentenyl phosphate kinase, which produces MTTVLKLGGSVVTVKDRPETVDDDRLAAAADAVATADDDLVVIHGGGSFGHHHAAEHGVSTTDGTHDARAVQAIHGAMARLNARVVAELTERGVPAVPVHPFSAGARDAAGALTMPAEQVRTALDEGFVPVLHGDLVVQAGKGATVLSGDELVAELATALTADRVGVCSTVPGVLDEHGDVIERIERFEDVADALGASEATDVSGGMAGKVRTLLALSAPVQIFGPDALPEFVAGDRPGTTVGDGG; this is translated from the coding sequence ATGACGACCGTCCTGAAACTCGGCGGGAGCGTCGTCACAGTCAAAGACCGGCCCGAGACGGTCGACGACGACAGGCTCGCGGCGGCGGCCGACGCGGTCGCCACCGCCGACGACGACCTGGTCGTGATCCACGGAGGCGGGAGTTTCGGCCACCACCACGCGGCCGAACACGGCGTCAGCACGACCGACGGGACACACGACGCGCGGGCGGTCCAGGCCATCCACGGCGCGATGGCCCGCCTCAACGCGCGTGTCGTCGCCGAACTGACCGAGCGTGGCGTGCCGGCGGTCCCGGTCCATCCGTTCTCCGCCGGTGCCCGCGACGCCGCGGGGGCACTGACCATGCCGGCCGAGCAAGTCAGAACTGCACTCGACGAAGGCTTCGTCCCGGTACTACACGGCGACCTGGTGGTCCAGGCCGGAAAGGGCGCGACGGTGCTCTCGGGAGACGAACTGGTCGCCGAACTCGCGACCGCCCTCACCGCCGACCGTGTGGGGGTCTGTTCGACCGTCCCCGGCGTCCTCGACGAGCACGGCGACGTGATCGAACGGATCGAACGCTTCGAGGACGTGGCCGACGCGCTGGGTGCGAGCGAAGCCACGGATGTCTCCGGCGGGATGGCCGGGAAGGTCCGGACGCTCCTGGCGCTTTCCGCCCCCGTCCAGATCTTCGGCCCCGACGCGCTCCCCGAGTTCGTCGCGGGCGACCGCCCCGGGACAACAGTCGGAGACGGCGGCTGA
- the mvk gene encoding mevalonate kinase: protein MVTSSAPGKVYLFGEHAVVYGEPAVPCAIEKRARVTAREIDEGLRVHVDDLTLDGYTVEYTGEDDGHPDLEADESLVRAGVGYINEAVAQARAVADRPDAGFEIVVESDIPLGAGLGSSAAVVVAAIDAASRELGVELTPEEIADRAYQVEYAVQDGQASRADTFCSAMGGAVRVEGDDCRRIGGVGNLPFVIGYDGGAGDTGELVAGVRQLREEYDFAADTVGAIGDIVREGESVLGTDDYDSMGELLNFNHGLLAALGVSSRSLDAMVWAAREGGAAGAKLTGAGGGGCIVALDETDGALTALRYTPGCEDAFRAELDTDGVRRE from the coding sequence ATGGTCACGTCGAGCGCTCCCGGCAAAGTGTACCTGTTCGGGGAGCACGCAGTCGTCTACGGCGAGCCGGCGGTCCCGTGTGCCATCGAGAAGCGGGCGCGGGTGACCGCCAGAGAGATCGACGAGGGGTTACGGGTCCACGTCGACGATCTGACCCTCGACGGCTACACCGTCGAGTACACCGGTGAGGACGACGGTCACCCCGATCTGGAGGCCGACGAGTCACTCGTTCGCGCCGGTGTCGGCTACATCAACGAGGCCGTCGCGCAGGCCCGCGCTGTCGCGGACAGGCCCGACGCCGGCTTCGAGATCGTCGTCGAGAGTGACATCCCGCTGGGGGCCGGACTGGGCTCGTCGGCCGCCGTCGTCGTCGCGGCCATCGACGCCGCCTCGCGCGAATTGGGGGTCGAACTCACCCCCGAAGAGATCGCCGACCGCGCCTATCAGGTCGAGTACGCGGTCCAGGACGGCCAGGCCTCGCGCGCGGACACGTTCTGCTCGGCGATGGGTGGGGCGGTCCGGGTCGAGGGCGACGACTGCCGGCGGATCGGGGGGGTCGGCAATCTCCCCTTCGTCATCGGCTACGACGGCGGCGCGGGCGACACGGGTGAACTCGTCGCCGGGGTCCGGCAACTCCGGGAGGAGTACGACTTCGCGGCCGATACGGTCGGTGCGATCGGCGATATCGTCCGGGAAGGCGAATCCGTGCTGGGCACGGACGACTACGACTCGATGGGCGAGTTGCTGAACTTCAACCACGGCCTGCTGGCGGCTCTGGGCGTCTCCTCGCGATCGCTGGACGCGATGGTGTGGGCTGCCCGCGAGGGCGGCGCCGCGGGCGCGAAACTGACCGGTGCCGGCGGCGGCGGCTGTATCGTCGCACTGGACGAGACCGACGGGGCGCTCACCGCGTTGCGGTACACGCCAGGCTGTGAGGACGCCTTCCGCGCCGAACTGGACACCGATGGGGTCCGCCGGGAATGA
- a CDS encoding cytochrome P450 yields MSGTPPGPKGEPLFGSSRTYARNPFRFISALERAYGDVARFDMGPMDTFMICDPTALERVLVSEAENFRKPDFQGDALGDLLGDGLLLSEGETWERQRQLANPAFSMSRLAGMADRITGHAEDRIAGWAEGDVIDAEQSMTRVTLDVILDLMMGVELDEQTVRTIEEQLMPLGERFEPDPIRFAAPQWMPMPDDAKFDRAVETLDGVLNDIIATREGSLGSDEDGPMDFLSVLLRARDDGEQSPEQLRDEMMTMLLAGHDTTALTLTYTWFLLSEHPDVEHRVHEELDEVVGDDRPGMEHVRELDYLEWVIQEAMRLYPPVYTIFREPTVDVELAGYSVPAGTTLMLPQWGVHRSERFYEEPETFDPERWKPERANERPRFAYFPFGGGPRHCIGKHLAMLEAQLITATTASEYRLEFLGETPLELLPSLTAHPRQEMSMRVRERE; encoded by the coding sequence ATGTCAGGGACGCCGCCGGGCCCGAAAGGGGAACCGCTGTTCGGGAGCAGTCGGACGTACGCACGGAACCCGTTCCGGTTTATCTCGGCGCTGGAACGGGCCTACGGCGACGTTGCACGGTTCGACATGGGGCCGATGGACACGTTCATGATCTGTGATCCCACGGCGCTGGAACGGGTTCTCGTTTCGGAGGCCGAGAACTTCCGGAAGCCGGATTTCCAGGGCGACGCGCTGGGAGACCTGCTGGGCGACGGACTCCTGTTGAGTGAAGGTGAGACCTGGGAACGACAGCGCCAACTGGCGAACCCGGCGTTCTCGATGAGCCGATTGGCCGGGATGGCCGACCGCATCACCGGCCACGCGGAGGACCGAATCGCCGGCTGGGCCGAGGGCGACGTGATCGACGCCGAGCAGTCGATGACCCGGGTCACGCTCGATGTCATCCTCGACCTGATGATGGGCGTCGAACTGGACGAACAGACGGTCCGGACGATCGAGGAGCAACTGATGCCGCTCGGCGAGCGGTTCGAGCCCGACCCGATCCGGTTCGCAGCACCGCAGTGGATGCCGATGCCCGACGACGCGAAGTTCGACCGGGCCGTCGAGACCCTCGACGGTGTCCTCAACGACATCATCGCGACCCGCGAGGGGTCGCTGGGCAGCGACGAGGACGGGCCGATGGACTTCCTGTCCGTGTTGCTCCGGGCGCGCGACGACGGCGAGCAGTCGCCGGAACAGCTCCGTGACGAGATGATGACGATGCTGCTTGCCGGTCACGACACGACGGCCCTGACGCTGACCTACACCTGGTTCCTGCTCTCGGAACACCCCGACGTGGAGCACCGCGTCCACGAGGAACTGGACGAGGTGGTCGGCGACGACCGGCCGGGGATGGAACACGTCCGCGAACTGGACTACCTGGAGTGGGTGATCCAGGAGGCGATGCGGCTCTACCCGCCGGTGTACACCATCTTCCGGGAGCCGACCGTCGACGTTGAACTGGCGGGCTACTCGGTGCCGGCCGGGACGACGCTGATGCTCCCGCAGTGGGGCGTCCACCGCTCGGAGCGGTTCTACGAGGAGCCCGAGACGTTCGACCCCGAACGCTGGAAGCCCGAGCGGGCGAACGAGCGGCCGCGCTTCGCGTACTTCCCGTTCGGCGGCGGGCCACGGCACTGTATCGGCAAGCACCTGGCGATGCTCGAAGCACAGCTCATCACCGCGACGACCGCAAGCGAGTACCGACTGGAGTTCCTGGGCGAGACGCCACTGGAACTGCTGCCCTCGCTGACTGCCCACCCGCGACAGGAGATGTCGATGCGGGTCCGCGAACGCGAGTGA
- a CDS encoding DUF5518 domain-containing protein — MRETLTDAGVGALVTVVLSVIPFSSIAGGAVAAHRNGGGYGRGLWLGTLAGIAAMVPLLALFVPALYVAGLLGFGIPPSSSAYELFLGIVFAFFLAYTVGVSAVGGVCGVWARRHTDWDLDPGRWR, encoded by the coding sequence ATGCGAGAGACACTGACCGATGCAGGGGTGGGTGCGCTCGTGACGGTCGTGCTCTCCGTCATCCCGTTCTCGTCGATCGCCGGCGGCGCCGTGGCGGCCCACCGGAACGGCGGTGGCTACGGTCGGGGACTCTGGCTCGGGACGCTGGCCGGGATCGCAGCGATGGTGCCGCTGCTCGCGCTGTTCGTGCCGGCGCTGTACGTCGCGGGGCTGCTCGGTTTCGGTATCCCGCCGTCGTCGTCCGCCTACGAGCTCTTTCTCGGCATCGTGTTCGCGTTCTTCCTGGCGTACACGGTCGGTGTCAGCGCGGTCGGCGGCGTCTGTGGCGTCTGGGCGCGGCGCCACACCGACTGGGACCTCGATCCCGGCCGGTGGCGCTAA
- a CDS encoding DUF5518 domain-containing protein, translating into MAEQDTLLNAIAGAVATAVLNFFVPFAPLFGGALAGYLEGGDRNDGLRVGLLAGVFSLAVLVVLFVFVFVGFGLLALEAPMAFGAFGLLAFLVIFVGGLVYVVGLSAAGGWLGNYLKYETDIGN; encoded by the coding sequence ATGGCAGAACAAGACACCCTCCTCAACGCGATCGCCGGCGCTGTCGCGACGGCCGTCCTGAACTTTTTCGTCCCCTTCGCGCCCCTGTTCGGCGGCGCACTCGCCGGCTACCTCGAAGGTGGCGACCGGAACGACGGGTTGCGCGTCGGGTTGCTCGCCGGGGTGTTCAGCCTCGCCGTCCTGGTCGTCCTCTTCGTGTTCGTCTTCGTCGGGTTCGGGCTGCTGGCGCTGGAGGCGCCCATGGCTTTCGGGGCGTTCGGCCTCCTCGCCTTCCTGGTGATCTTCGTTGGCGGCCTGGTCTACGTCGTCGGACTCAGCGCTGCAGGCGGCTGGCTCGGCAACTACCTCAAGTACGAGACCGACATCGGGAACTGA